The nucleotide window GATGACCTAGATGAAATATTCAGCTGGGTTGATGAGTATCGCAAGAAGAAAGAAGCGATATCAATTGGATATTACGGCAATATTGTTGATTTGTGGAAGTATGTAGTTGAAAACGACATCAACGTGGAATTGGCTTCAGACCAGACTTCTTGTCATGCGGTATATGAGGGCGGCTATACTCCGGAAGGACTATCTTTCGAGGAAGGAAGAAAACTCCTCAAGAACAACCGTAGCAAGTTCAAGGAGTTAGTTGACGAGTCACTTAGAAAACAGTTCGAATATATCAAAACGATGACCGAACGGGAGACTCACTTCTGGGATTATGGAAACAGCTTCATGAAGGCCGTTTTTGATGCGGGTGTCAAAGAAATTGCTAAGAATCGCGAAGATACGAGTGAAGGTTTCATCTTCCCATCTTATGTTGAAGATATCATGGGTCCAGTATGCTTTGATTATGGCTATGGGCCTTTCCGGTGGGTTTGTCTCAGCGAGAAGCACGAAGACCTCCTCAAGACGGATAAAGCGGCAATGTCCTGCATTGACCCAGAACGCAGAGGCCAAGACCGTGATAACTACATCTGGATACGGGACGCTGATGAAAATGACCTAGTTGTTGGATCCCAAGCCCGAATCCTGTATGCCGATGGTGAAGGACGCCAAGAAATCGCATTAAAATTCAACGAGCTGGTTAGAAAGGGCGAGATAGGACCAGTTATGCTCGGCCGTGATCATCATGATACAGGCGCCACAGACTCCCCATTCAGAGAGACATCAAACATCTACGATGGAAGCAGAATTACCAGTGATATGGCACACCAGAGCTGGGCAGGAAACGCAGCTAGAGGTATGACAATGTGTGTACTCTCAAATGGGGGAGGGGTTGGCACAGGAAAAGCGATCAACGGAGGCTTTGGTCTAGTGCTCGATGGCAGTGAGAGAGTAGACCAAATCATACAATCTGCAATTGACTGGGATGTTACGGGCGGCATCGCCCGCAGAGCTTGGGCACGTAACCCACATGCAATTGAAACAGCAATGGAGTGGAACAGGTCATCAGGCGAGGCTGGGCAAATCACAATTCCCTACGTGCCTGACGAAGGACTGGTGGAAGAAATCGTAAAGAAGGAGCTCAATGAATAAGGAGAGTATGTTATGGGCGGCATTGTTTTCTTCCGAACGGAAAAGCTTGAAGAAATAGAGGAATTCTACCAAGAACAAATTGGCATGCATGTCTGGCTTGAGCAGGCCGGTTGTACCATTCTCAGTCATGATAATCTGCTACTGGGTTTCTGTCAGCGCGAAGGGCCAGAAACGGAGGGAATGATTACGTTCTACTATGATACGAAGGCAGAAGTAGACGAAATCTATGAGAAGCTGAAAGACATCGCGGAAACAAAGCCAAAGGAGAATAGAAAATATAGAATCTATCAGTGGTTTGCTAAGGATCCTGAAGGGCGTAATTTGGAGTTCCAAGCCTTTCTCCACGACTTACCAGAGATTAACTGTTAGGTCAGAGGGTCATATCAATTCATAGGACAATATATCCTATGATTGGTTGAGTGGCCGTTGTATACAACTATAGAGCAACGATTTTTGATGTCTCTGCATTCCAGCCAAGTTTACGGGCATTTTTCATGGCCTTCTTGGCAGAGTTATATTCACCAAGTACCCAGAGAATAAGTCGCAACTCGTTCCAAGCGTCAGGATATTCAGGGTGTTCCTCAATTTCATTCCTGACAGCTTCTTCAAGTTTAGAGTATTCCTCGAGTTCATCCTGACGAGCCTCATGTGTGGCTACAAGCAAGTCATAGATGTAATCAGCAGAGCGCCCAATTATCGTGTCTGCTAGCTCTGATGACAGCTGATCGATGAGATTATCAATGACTGATGTAGGGGTCTCCTCATTTTCAGTCAATTCGCCTTTAATGAGCTTCTCCTCATAGCCTTCTTCGAAGAAGTCAAGAAGTTCATTGAATTCCTTTGTGAGTGAGTCATCCTCTCCCCGAACCCTCTTGCAGCACATCCATTCGTGGTATATGAGCTCGGCACCAATTCTATGGACAGTACCTGGTGTCGGTTCAACTTTTTTTAGATCCTCCAAAAACTGTTCCACAGTATACTGCGACCTCATAGGAATCTTGTCGAGCAAGTCAATCATGAGCGGTCACCAATATGGCATTCTGCCCTACATATAGTATAGCTTCTTATCTCATAAATAGTATGGAGATGTAGTTGAGCAGTTAGATAGTGGTTCTAGTAACCTTCATCGAAGATTTTGCTGTACATACTGCTCAATGTCAAACTTCCGTTCCAGCCCCTTGGCGCTCATATACCTGACCTTGCCGTATATGGCTCGTTCCTTCCACGCGCGATCATGTTTGCCAAAACACCAAGCAACCCCTGCGAAGCCGTTTGGATCCCGACCATCCAACTCATACTTGTTGTTCAGCTTGAGCGCAATAGCATGAGCTGTCTCTGGATTATCCGTCCACTCGAGGATCTTCTTTGACCAATACATGCGCATATATCCGTGCATCTTACCAGTATCAAGCATCTCCTGCTGGGCAGCATTCCAGTAGTCATCATGAGTTTCAGCATGCTCAAAGTTTTCCATTGTATAAAGATATTCACGAGAATCGTTGCGATGCTCCTGAAGTGTGGTCCTTGCCCAGTCAGGAAGGCAATTCAACGAATCATATTCCTGATTATAGAAGCAGAAATTAAGACTGAGCTCACGACGGACAATTAACTCTTCCAGATAGCTATCAGTTCCTGGCTTCCCAGCTTCTGTTATCCTCAATGCGATATAAAGGGGGGAGATTTGTCCAAAATGCAGATATGGGCTCATATTCGACAAGTAATCCTTCGACGGATCGTTTCGTAATTCATCGTAGTCATCAAGCTTGGTCTTGATGAAATCTTGAAGTCGCGTCTTTGCCCTTTTGGTACCACCTCTGAAATTCTTGCAAATACTAATGGAATCATCAATACCTAAGCGGGATTCAACCGAATTCAAGTCATCTAAATCTACTGAAGAAAGATTGGGCGAATAGAGTTCCGCATTAATTTCGGTTTCTTCAATGGGTATCAAGTATTTATCCAGATGGCGGTGAATCTTTGGGCGAATAGTACGAGCTGCATATTCCTCCTTTGGAGAAGTGACTTGGACTGGAACTGCTGCATCCGTCTCTACTTGAATCATAGGACATCTGATTCGTGAGGATACCTGTTGGCGCCAACGCCGGTGATGCCTCAGATATCCAACATCAGTTACAAGCAAACAAGATTGGCCGGTCATTGCCACTATTCCTACAGATGGCGGCTCAATTCGCACAACCATCTCAATCCCCCTTGATATCAGATTTTGTTGTGTTTCCTGCAAACCCTCGAGCATGAAGTGGTAATGCCGAATGTTTCCTTCAGGATAATCAGGGGTGAGACCGAAGTACACTATGAGGGGAACTTCAAGGGAGTTGGCGTTATGGATTGCGTATTCCAGCGCATGGTTGTTTGACGAACGTTGAGAACGCTGCATCCAGTAGAGAACATATTTTCCGGGTTTGATATCCAAATCATTAAGGCGCCTTATTCTTCCTTCTGAAATCAAGCAGTCCAACTCTGAATAGAATGATAGCAGAAGAGTAATAGACCTTCTTATACTATCTAGCAAACTGTACTTGGCAGATAATTAGAAGGGAAAACCCCAGAGCAGCCAGTCAGGCAGACCTGCGAGGAATCTGAAGTATAGAGCAATAACTAGAAGAAAAAGAGAAACTACTGAAACAACCCAGTCTTGAGCATCAAAAGCTAAGTGCTCCAAGTAGGTACGGTTCTCAGATGCCCCAAAGGCTCTAGATTCCATACTCTCGGCTATTGAAAGAGCCCTTCTGATTGATACAATAATGAGTGGGACAATTATCGGTATGATGTTCTTAATCCGAGTAATGATGTTTCCCTTGTCAAGTTCAACACCTCTTGCCCTCTGAGCGTCCATTATGGCGTAAGCTTCCTGTGTAAGTGTTGGAACGTATCGCATTGCCATACTCATGGCGAAGGCAAACTCGAATTTGATGTGCATCTGAATGAGTGCCTGAGAGAGCTCATCAGGATGAACAGTTAGAAAAAACACAGAGAAGGAAGTCATGAGAGCAACAAGTCTAACGGCTAATGCAAGTGAACGAGAGAAAGGATTCTCCACGGCTGAAAGAAGGGTATTGAATACTACAATGAATAGAACGAGAACCATGAGACCGCGCATGCTTCTGCCCCACCTTCGCAACGATCTAGCTGTTGCAATGATGGGCAGGAGTACGACAATGAGAATCAGAAGAGGGAGGATATTGAGAAACATAAGAGAGATTGCAGAAAATGAAATAGAAAGTACCATCTTTGACCGTGGATCCAGTCTGTGAACGGGTGTGTCTTTCTTCGTGTATTGGAAGATATCTAGCATCGAAGCCAATTCAGGCACCCCCTAATAATCTCAGTAATGCACCTTCAATCTCGGGAATCTGAGTTAAACGATCAGGAATCTCATCGAATACTGAGTTCAGAGCCCGGGCGGCTTTATTCATCTCAGGAGGAGTAAGTGAACAGTATTCCAATACCGTAGAATTACTCAATACAGAACTGGTGGAGCCATCTGCAATGATTCTCCCGTCTGCCATTGCAATGGTTCGGGGAAAATATTCGATAACGAATTCAGTATCATGCGTCACTACAATGACCGTCCTGCCTTTGTTGTTCAAACCAATAATCAGCTCAGCCAATCTCTCTTTCTGCCGGGCGTCTTGTCCAATTGTGGGTTCATCAAGAGCTAGAATCTGAGGTTCAATTGCCAGAACTGATGCAAGTGCCACCCGCTTTCGTTCGCCACCTGACAGTGAAAAAGGCGATCGCTCACGAAGATGTCCCAAATATAGGTGTTCCAATGTCTCATCGCAGCGGGCTTGAGATTCTTCCTCATCCAAACCCATATTCTCCAGCCCAAACATAATCTCCTTCTCTACACTGTTGAGAAAGAGCTGGAGATCTGGATTCTGCCACACCAAACCAACTTTCTTCGAAAGCTCAGCTACGGAGCTCTTGGATGTGTTCTCACCATTCAGATAGACATTCCCTTTTTGTGGACGAAGCAAACCATTCAGATGTTTAAGCAGGGTTGTCTTCCCAGCTCCGTTTTCGCCCATTATAGCAACACGTTCCCCCGCTTCTATTTCAACAGAGATTCCCTGTAGAGCTGTGTAGATACCATCATAGGCATAATGCACATTGTCCATCAGTATCAAGGAATATGTGCCTCCTTCGCCAATCGTGCCAACTCATCTCCATTTAAGGGAACCCTCCCTAAGTCGATTCCACGATTTCGCAATCGCTTGTACACTTGGACAACCTTCGGAATCCCAACACCGATTTCCTCACAGATTTCAGAAACTAGTACATCTCGTGGAGAGC belongs to Candidatus Thorarchaeota archaeon and includes:
- the phrB gene encoding deoxyribodipyrimidine photo-lyase: MISEGRIRRLNDLDIKPGKYVLYWMQRSQRSSNNHALEYAIHNANSLEVPLIVYFGLTPDYPEGNIRHYHFMLEGLQETQQNLISRGIEMVVRIEPPSVGIVAMTGQSCLLVTDVGYLRHHRRWRQQVSSRIRCPMIQVETDAAVPVQVTSPKEEYAARTIRPKIHRHLDKYLIPIEETEINAELYSPNLSSVDLDDLNSVESRLGIDDSISICKNFRGGTKRAKTRLQDFIKTKLDDYDELRNDPSKDYLSNMSPYLHFGQISPLYIALRITEAGKPGTDSYLEELIVRRELSLNFCFYNQEYDSLNCLPDWARTTLQEHRNDSREYLYTMENFEHAETHDDYWNAAQQEMLDTGKMHGYMRMYWSKKILEWTDNPETAHAIALKLNNKYELDGRDPNGFAGVAWCFGKHDRAWKERAIYGKVRYMSAKGLERKFDIEQYVQQNLR
- a CDS encoding VOC family protein; the protein is MGGIVFFRTEKLEEIEEFYQEQIGMHVWLEQAGCTILSHDNLLLGFCQREGPETEGMITFYYDTKAEVDEIYEKLKDIAETKPKENRKYRIYQWFAKDPEGRNLEFQAFLHDLPEINC
- a CDS encoding energy-coupling factor transporter transmembrane protein EcfT, which translates into the protein MASMLDIFQYTKKDTPVHRLDPRSKMVLSISFSAISLMFLNILPLLILIVVLLPIIATARSLRRWGRSMRGLMVLVLFIVVFNTLLSAVENPFSRSLALAVRLVALMTSFSVFFLTVHPDELSQALIQMHIKFEFAFAMSMAMRYVPTLTQEAYAIMDAQRARGVELDKGNIITRIKNIIPIIVPLIIVSIRRALSIAESMESRAFGASENRTYLEHLAFDAQDWVVSVVSLFLLVIALYFRFLAGLPDWLLWGFPF
- a CDS encoding ABC transporter ATP-binding protein translates to MILMDNVHYAYDGIYTALQGISVEIEAGERVAIMGENGAGKTTLLKHLNGLLRPQKGNVYLNGENTSKSSVAELSKKVGLVWQNPDLQLFLNSVEKEIMFGLENMGLDEEESQARCDETLEHLYLGHLRERSPFSLSGGERKRVALASVLAIEPQILALDEPTIGQDARQKERLAELIIGLNNKGRTVIVVTHDTEFVIEYFPRTIAMADGRIIADGSTSSVLSNSTVLEYCSLTPPEMNKAARALNSVFDEIPDRLTQIPEIEGALLRLLGGA